The Raphanus sativus cultivar WK10039 unplaced genomic scaffold, ASM80110v3 Scaffold2131, whole genome shotgun sequence genome has a window encoding:
- the LOC130505258 gene encoding nuclear transport factor 2-like isoform X2 — MGMESHAPLADPHIVGNAFVQKYYNHLYESPAQVHRFYLEDSVLGRPGSDGEMVSVSSLKAINEQIMAFDYENTKIQILTADSQASYKSGVVTLVTGLLTVKDGGRMRFSQSFFLVPQKGSYFVLNDVFRYVSDELVVSHQEEVEEVVTQVVQTTTKDTILEPASEVAEPVTTILTQQATETLAKEPERAGHPKTQEENVVDAPKKSFAVISPAKVGVKASPAKPRPVKKPSAAPESKAPPQHYSSAEAVNQSEGGSIFVANLPMDATPEQLNETFKGFGAIRKDSIQVRSYRLKGNCFGFVTFESAEAVKLVLQAHKESAIRIGNRRVSIEEKRGNNENGRSSMRNDGFSRPRSHGRNGYERRGESRNGEANNDGDGSRAYQNGLVKANRENAQARG; from the exons ATGGGAATGGAATCACATGCTCCATTGGCGGATCCACACATTGTTGGGAATGCGTTTGTTCAGAAATACTACAACCACTTGTACGAATCACCAGCACAAGTGCATAGGTTCTATCTTGAGGATAGTGTTTTAGGGCGACCTGGTTCTGATGGAGAGATGGTTTCTGTCAGCTCCTTAAAA GCTATAAATGAGCAGATCATGGCCTTTGATTACGAGAACACAAAGATTCAGATATTGACTGCTGACTCCCAAGCTTCTTATAAGAGTGGAGTTGTTACTTTGGTCACTGGTTTACTCACCGTGAAAGATGGGGGAAGGATGAGGTTTTCTCAGTCTTTTTTCCTCGTGCCGCAGAAAGGAAGCTACTTTGTGCTCAACGATGTCTTTAGGTATGTCTCTGATGAGCTTGTTGTTAGCCACCAAGAAGAAGTCGAGGAGGTGGTTACTCAAGTAGtccaaacaacaacaaaagacaCGATCTTGG AGCCGGCAAGTGAAGTTGCAGAGCCAGTTACGACCATCCTTACTCAACAGGCAACTGAAACTTTGGCGAAGGAACCAGAAAGAGCTGGACATCCTAAAACACAAGAGGAAAACGTTGTGGATGCTCCTAAGAAATCATTTGCAGTAATT TCCCCGGCCAAAGTTGGTGTCAAAGCTTCACCTGCGAAGCCTAGGCCTGTTAAGAAGCCTAGCGCTGCTCCTGAATCCAAAGCTCCTCCCCAACACTACTCTTCTGCTGAAGCAGTCAACCAATCAGAGGGTGGTTCCATATTTGTTGCGAACTTGCCTATGGATGCGACACCTGAGCAACTCAATGAAACATTCAAAGGGTTTGGTGCCATTAGGAAAGATTCTATCCAAGTTAGAAGTTACAGG CTGAAGGGAAACTGTTTCGGCTTTGTGACATTTGAATCTGCTGAAGCTGTGAAACTGGTCCTCCAG GCTCACAAGGAGTCAGCCATAAGAATCGGAAACAGAAGAGTTTCTATAGAAGAGAAACGAG GCAACAACGAGAATGGTAGGTCCTCAATGAGAAACGACGGGTTTAGTAGGCCTCGAAGCCATGGAAGAAATGGATATGAGAGACGGGGAGAATCACGCAATGGTGAGGCCAATAACGATGGTGATGGCAGCAGAGCTTATCAGAACGGTTTGGTGAAAGCTAACCGTGAAAATGCTCAAGCCAGAGGCTAA
- the LOC130505258 gene encoding nuclear transport factor 2-like isoform X1, which produces MGMESHAPLADPHIVGNAFVQKYYNHLYESPAQVHRFYLEDSVLGRPGSDGEMVSVSSLKAINEQIMAFDYENTKIQILTADSQASYKSGVVTLVTGLLTVKDGGRMRFSQSFFLVPQKGSYFVLNDVFRYVSDELVVSHQEEVEEVVTQVVQTTTKDTILEPASEVAEPVTTILTQQATETLAKEPERAGHPKTQEENVVDAPKKSFAVIVQSPAKVGVKASPAKPRPVKKPSAAPESKAPPQHYSSAEAVNQSEGGSIFVANLPMDATPEQLNETFKGFGAIRKDSIQVRSYRLKGNCFGFVTFESAEAVKLVLQAHKESAIRIGNRRVSIEEKRGNNENGRSSMRNDGFSRPRSHGRNGYERRGESRNGEANNDGDGSRAYQNGLVKANRENAQARG; this is translated from the exons ATGGGAATGGAATCACATGCTCCATTGGCGGATCCACACATTGTTGGGAATGCGTTTGTTCAGAAATACTACAACCACTTGTACGAATCACCAGCACAAGTGCATAGGTTCTATCTTGAGGATAGTGTTTTAGGGCGACCTGGTTCTGATGGAGAGATGGTTTCTGTCAGCTCCTTAAAA GCTATAAATGAGCAGATCATGGCCTTTGATTACGAGAACACAAAGATTCAGATATTGACTGCTGACTCCCAAGCTTCTTATAAGAGTGGAGTTGTTACTTTGGTCACTGGTTTACTCACCGTGAAAGATGGGGGAAGGATGAGGTTTTCTCAGTCTTTTTTCCTCGTGCCGCAGAAAGGAAGCTACTTTGTGCTCAACGATGTCTTTAGGTATGTCTCTGATGAGCTTGTTGTTAGCCACCAAGAAGAAGTCGAGGAGGTGGTTACTCAAGTAGtccaaacaacaacaaaagacaCGATCTTGG AGCCGGCAAGTGAAGTTGCAGAGCCAGTTACGACCATCCTTACTCAACAGGCAACTGAAACTTTGGCGAAGGAACCAGAAAGAGCTGGACATCCTAAAACACAAGAGGAAAACGTTGTGGATGCTCCTAAGAAATCATTTGCAGTAATT GTCCAGTCCCCGGCCAAAGTTGGTGTCAAAGCTTCACCTGCGAAGCCTAGGCCTGTTAAGAAGCCTAGCGCTGCTCCTGAATCCAAAGCTCCTCCCCAACACTACTCTTCTGCTGAAGCAGTCAACCAATCAGAGGGTGGTTCCATATTTGTTGCGAACTTGCCTATGGATGCGACACCTGAGCAACTCAATGAAACATTCAAAGGGTTTGGTGCCATTAGGAAAGATTCTATCCAAGTTAGAAGTTACAGG CTGAAGGGAAACTGTTTCGGCTTTGTGACATTTGAATCTGCTGAAGCTGTGAAACTGGTCCTCCAG GCTCACAAGGAGTCAGCCATAAGAATCGGAAACAGAAGAGTTTCTATAGAAGAGAAACGAG GCAACAACGAGAATGGTAGGTCCTCAATGAGAAACGACGGGTTTAGTAGGCCTCGAAGCCATGGAAGAAATGGATATGAGAGACGGGGAGAATCACGCAATGGTGAGGCCAATAACGATGGTGATGGCAGCAGAGCTTATCAGAACGGTTTGGTGAAAGCTAACCGTGAAAATGCTCAAGCCAGAGGCTAA